In Candidatus Promineifilum breve, one genomic interval encodes:
- a CDS encoding FAD-binding oxidoreductase: MRRWNGWGDDTIDYPLSARALAFLEEAVGAAVPPRDVSLAEALAAVPASRLAGAAREPAIHVAADDRLRHARGQSLPDWVALRGGRLSAFPDGVAYPVTSAEVARLLAYAAEVDARLIPYGGGTSVVGHINPEPGPRPVLTVNMRRMNRLLRLDAISQLATFGAGVAGPELEAQLRARGFTLGHYPQSFEYSTLGGWVVTRSSGQQSLGYGRIESLFAGGTLLAPAGETVLPPFPASAAGPDLRQLVLGSEGRLGILTDVTVRVSPLPEHEEFHAFFFPGFIEGTTAARRIVQARLPLSLLRLSTPTETRTTLALAGHERLIGLLETMLGVRGVGDEKCLMLCGFTGRPATMRDARHAVIDITKEHGGVNAGRRFGEQWIEGRFRTPYLRNTLWERGYAVDTLETATTWELVPRLLADIESALYSALEDGERVHVFTHLSHVYPHGASIYTTYLFRLAADPDVTLARWAALKGAASRAIISGGGTISHQHGVGRDHASYLAAEKGEVGLAALADVIARFDPDGRLNPGVLIETGWREIA; this comes from the coding sequence ATGCGTCGCTGGAATGGTTGGGGAGATGACACCATCGACTATCCGCTATCGGCTCGCGCCCTGGCCTTTCTGGAGGAGGCCGTGGGGGCGGCCGTGCCGCCGCGTGACGTCTCGTTGGCCGAGGCATTGGCCGCCGTGCCCGCCTCGCGACTGGCCGGGGCAGCGCGCGAGCCGGCCATCCACGTCGCCGCCGACGACCGTCTGCGCCATGCCCGCGGCCAGAGCCTGCCCGATTGGGTGGCCCTGCGCGGCGGCCGGCTGAGCGCCTTTCCCGACGGCGTGGCCTATCCGGTGACCTCGGCCGAGGTCGCCCGGCTGCTGGCCTATGCCGCTGAGGTGGACGCGCGGCTCATCCCCTACGGCGGCGGCACCAGCGTCGTCGGCCACATCAACCCCGAACCCGGGCCGCGCCCGGTGCTGACCGTCAATATGCGCCGGATGAACCGCCTGCTGCGCCTCGATGCCATCAGCCAGTTGGCGACCTTCGGCGCGGGCGTGGCCGGGCCGGAACTGGAAGCCCAATTGCGCGCCCGCGGCTTCACGCTGGGCCATTACCCCCAATCCTTTGAGTATTCCACGCTGGGCGGCTGGGTCGTCACGCGCTCCAGCGGGCAACAGTCGTTGGGCTACGGCCGCATCGAGAGCCTGTTTGCCGGCGGCACGCTGCTGGCCCCGGCGGGTGAAACGGTTTTGCCGCCCTTCCCGGCCTCGGCCGCCGGGCCGGACCTGCGCCAGCTCGTCCTCGGTTCGGAGGGGCGGCTGGGCATCCTGACCGACGTGACGGTGCGGGTTTCGCCCCTGCCCGAGCACGAGGAGTTCCACGCCTTCTTCTTCCCCGGCTTCATCGAGGGCACGACCGCCGCCCGTCGTATTGTCCAGGCGCGGCTACCCCTTTCGCTCTTGCGCCTGTCCACGCCGACCGAGACCAGGACGACGCTGGCCCTGGCCGGGCACGAACGGCTGATTGGCCTGCTGGAGACGATGCTCGGCGTGCGCGGCGTGGGCGACGAGAAATGCCTGATGTTGTGCGGCTTCACCGGCCGCCCGGCGACGATGCGCGACGCCCGCCACGCAGTTATTGACATAACGAAAGAGCACGGCGGCGTCAATGCCGGCCGTCGTTTCGGCGAGCAATGGATCGAGGGCCGCTTCCGCACGCCATACTTGCGCAATACCCTCTGGGAGCGGGGCTACGCCGTCGATACGCTGGAGACGGCCACGACGTGGGAGCTTGTGCCGCGCCTGCTGGCCGACATCGAGAGCGCCCTGTACAGCGCGCTGGAGGATGGCGAGCGCGTCCACGTCTTCACCCATCTCTCCCACGTCTATCCTCACGGGGCCAGCATCTATACGACCTACCTGTTTCGTCTGGCGGCCGACCCGGACGTGACCCTGGCCCGCTGGGCGGCGCTGAAGGGCGCGGCCAGCCGGGCCATCATCAGCGGCGGCGGGACGATCAGCCACCAGCATGGCGTCGGGCGCGATCACGCCTCCTATCTGGCCGCCGAAAAGGGCGAGGTGGGCCTGGCGGCGCTGGCCGACGTGATCGCCCGCTTTGATCCCGACGGCCGCCTGAATCCCGGCGTACTGATTGAGACGGGATGGAGAGAGATAGCATGA
- the fadR gene encoding fatty acid metabolism transcriptional regulator FadR, with translation MSQRLSSQRPSEYVESALLDAILDGRYPPGSSLPGERTLAGQLGVTRPTLREAIQRLTRDGWLTVAHGKATAVNDFWREGGLNVLGKLVEHPANLPGDFIGQLLEVRLHLAPAYARAAVEQAGPQVADFLAGTDRMANDPAAFARFDWLLHHRLTVCSGNPIYTLILNGFRGFYEEMARRYFAPAEARALSADFYRQLGTTAAAGDGPAAEALCRRVMRESLEIWRTGEVRQTRAIKEGD, from the coding sequence ATGAGCCAACGTCTGTCATCCCAACGCCCGAGTGAATACGTCGAGAGCGCCCTGCTGGACGCCATTCTGGACGGCCGCTACCCGCCGGGTTCATCCTTGCCCGGCGAGCGCACCCTGGCCGGCCAACTGGGCGTGACGCGGCCGACGTTGCGCGAGGCCATCCAGCGCCTGACCCGCGACGGCTGGCTGACTGTGGCCCACGGCAAAGCGACGGCCGTCAATGACTTCTGGCGCGAGGGTGGGCTGAACGTGCTGGGCAAACTGGTCGAACACCCGGCCAACCTGCCGGGCGATTTCATCGGCCAATTGCTGGAGGTGCGGCTCCATCTGGCCCCGGCTTATGCGCGGGCGGCCGTTGAACAAGCCGGGCCGCAGGTCGCCGACTTTCTGGCCGGCACCGACCGGATGGCCAACGACCCGGCCGCGTTCGCTCGTTTCGATTGGTTATTGCACCACCGGCTGACCGTCTGCTCCGGCAACCCGATCTACACCCTCATCCTCAACGGCTTTCGCGGGTTCTACGAGGAGATGGCCCGCCGCTATTTTGCGCCGGCCGAGGCGCGGGCGTTGTCGGCCGATTTCTACCGGCAATTGGGCACGACGGCCGCGGCGGGCGATGGCCCCGCGGCCGAGGCGCTGTGCCGCCGGGTCATGCGGGAAAGTCTGGAGATTTGGCGAACCGGCGAGGTTCGGCAAACCCGGGCGATCAAGGAAGGTGATTGA
- a CDS encoding TIGR03936 family radical SAM-associated protein — MESETKAATARMRLIFSKEGATRYISHLDLARALERALNRAALPVAYTQGFNRRPRLSLAAALPLGYTGAAEVADVWLVEPVAPATFMAQLAAKMPPGIGLRAVHETPLIGPSLQQQLAESIYEVAFAEAVDGPALRDAVAALLAAPTLLREKKRTKDGRPQQFDLRPLILALDVTEGAGPLLRLRLVHTATQTGRPDDVLDALGLDPLAARVHRVGLRFTAYEPPLTDEAAAI; from the coding sequence ATGGAAAGCGAGACAAAAGCCGCCACGGCCCGTATGCGCCTCATCTTTAGCAAAGAGGGCGCGACGCGCTACATCAGCCACCTCGACCTGGCGCGGGCGCTGGAGCGGGCGCTGAACCGTGCCGCGCTGCCGGTGGCCTATACCCAGGGTTTCAATCGCCGCCCGCGCCTCTCGCTGGCCGCCGCGCTGCCGCTGGGCTACACCGGCGCGGCCGAGGTGGCCGATGTGTGGCTGGTGGAGCCGGTGGCCCCGGCAACCTTCATGGCTCAACTGGCGGCCAAAATGCCGCCCGGCATCGGTCTGCGCGCCGTCCACGAGACGCCGCTCATCGGCCCATCGCTCCAGCAGCAGTTGGCCGAGTCCATCTACGAGGTGGCGTTTGCGGAGGCGGTGGACGGCCCGGCCTTGCGCGACGCGGTGGCGGCGCTGCTGGCCGCGCCGACGCTGCTGCGCGAGAAAAAGCGAACGAAGGACGGCCGGCCGCAACAGTTCGACTTACGGCCGCTGATTCTCGCCCTGGATGTGACCGAGGGGGCCGGGCCGCTGCTGCGCCTGCGACTGGTGCACACGGCCACCCAGACCGGGCGGCCGGATGACGTGCTGGACGCGCTCGGTCTTGACCCGTTGGCGGCCCGCGTTCACCGCGTCGGCTTGCGGTTCACCGCGTATGAGCCGCCGCTTACCGACGAAGCGGCCGCGATTTAA
- a CDS encoding LysM peptidoglycan-binding domain-containing protein: protein MSRAWRSSLHLRFGPALALVLWLAGCVRPGPNPPTFTTPNAATPGVVTDGGATSQPAADPSLPLQTQLGTPAPAYNGQPTPDPAHYETGAGGAATLGSHTVAVGETLGILAQRYGTTVEELMRLNGLTNPDLVQLGQALQVPGGEIQQVVSPDFKIIPDSELVYGPAARDFEARSFVSGLNGYLLRVSEEVEGQALDGPAILQLVADRHSVNPRLLLAVVEHRTGWVTQATPAATTADLGAGAIVTPGLYGQLSFAANLLNLGFYGRAEGGLRGFNLGDDTQVLFSAVINDGTAGVQRYLGAISGTTRDAWLEATGATGLYATYQRLFGNPFGYAVEPLLPAGVAAPPLVLPWAAGETWYFTGGPHGAWNTGSAWGALDFVPPGDQVGCIPSDAWVTAMTGGVISRSGHGAVVVDLDGDGYAGTGWAILYMHLETRDRATAGTQVQSGGRLGHPSCEGGFSNGTHLHIARSYNGRWISADGELPFVMSDWVSSGAGAEYDGYLTRGDQTREACVCREPINALTP, encoded by the coding sequence ATGTCACGCGCCTGGCGCTCATCGTTGCACCTTCGGTTCGGCCCGGCTCTGGCGCTGGTCTTGTGGCTGGCCGGCTGCGTCCGTCCAGGGCCGAATCCGCCGACCTTCACGACGCCCAACGCGGCCACGCCCGGCGTGGTCACGGATGGCGGGGCCACCAGCCAACCGGCGGCCGATCCCTCCCTCCCGCTCCAGACCCAACTGGGCACACCCGCGCCCGCCTACAACGGCCAACCCACACCCGACCCGGCCCACTACGAAACCGGGGCCGGCGGCGCGGCCACGCTGGGCAGCCACACCGTGGCCGTGGGCGAGACGCTGGGAATCCTGGCCCAACGCTACGGCACGACCGTCGAGGAACTTATGCGCCTCAACGGGCTGACCAACCCCGACCTCGTCCAGCTCGGCCAGGCGCTCCAGGTGCCGGGCGGCGAGATTCAACAGGTCGTCAGCCCGGACTTCAAGATTATCCCCGATAGCGAACTCGTCTATGGCCCGGCGGCCCGCGACTTCGAGGCGCGGTCGTTCGTCAGCGGCTTAAATGGGTATTTATTGCGGGTCAGCGAAGAGGTCGAGGGGCAAGCGCTGGACGGCCCGGCCATCCTGCAACTCGTGGCCGACCGCCACAGCGTCAATCCCCGCCTCCTGTTGGCCGTGGTGGAGCACCGCACGGGCTGGGTGACACAGGCAACGCCGGCCGCCACCACGGCTGATCTGGGCGCGGGGGCCATCGTCACGCCCGGGCTATACGGCCAGTTGAGCTTCGCGGCCAATCTGCTCAATCTGGGCTTCTACGGCCGGGCCGAGGGCGGGCTGCGCGGCTTCAATCTGGGGGATGATACGCAGGTGCTCTTCTCGGCCGTCATCAACGACGGCACGGCCGGGGTGCAGCGCTATCTGGGGGCCATCTCGGGCACAACCCGCGACGCCTGGCTGGAGGCAACCGGGGCGACGGGGCTCTATGCCACCTACCAACGCCTCTTCGGCAACCCGTTCGGCTATGCCGTCGAACCGTTGCTGCCGGCCGGCGTCGCAGCGCCGCCGCTGGTATTGCCCTGGGCGGCAGGGGAAACGTGGTACTTCACCGGCGGGCCGCATGGCGCCTGGAATACCGGCTCGGCCTGGGGCGCGCTCGATTTCGTGCCGCCGGGCGATCAAGTGGGCTGCATCCCCAGCGACGCCTGGGTCACGGCCATGACCGGCGGCGTCATCAGCCGCAGCGGCCACGGCGCGGTGGTGGTCGATCTGGATGGCGACGGCTACGCCGGGACGGGTTGGGCCATCCTCTACATGCACCTGGAGACCCGCGACCGGGCCACGGCCGGGACGCAGGTGCAAAGCGGCGGCCGGCTGGGCCACCCCTCGTGCGAGGGGGGCTTCTCCAACGGCACGCACCTCCACATCGCCCGCAGCTACAACGGCCGCTGGATCAGCGCCGACGGCGAGCTGCCCTTCGTGATGAGCGATTGGGTATCGTCCGGGGCAGGCGCGGAATATGACGGCTATCTGACCCGCGGCGACCAGACGCGCGAGGCCTGCGTCTGCCGCGAACCAATCAATGCCCTCACTCCTTAG
- a CDS encoding histidine triad nucleotide-binding protein, translating into MSTIFARIINGELPAAIVYQDDLVTAFRDIQPLAPVHILIVPNKVIPTVNELTEDDERMAGRMLLAAQKIAAQEGIAESGYRLIINCNHDGGQEVYHLHMHLLGGRRMGRMVAKPKE; encoded by the coding sequence TTGTCTACGATATTTGCCCGGATCATCAACGGCGAACTGCCGGCGGCCATCGTCTACCAGGATGACCTGGTGACCGCCTTTCGCGACATCCAACCCCTGGCCCCGGTCCACATCCTCATTGTGCCCAACAAGGTCATCCCGACCGTCAACGAGCTGACCGAGGACGACGAGCGCATGGCCGGGCGTATGCTGCTGGCCGCGCAAAAGATCGCCGCCCAGGAAGGCATCGCCGAGAGCGGCTACCGGTTGATCATCAACTGTAACCACGACGGCGGGCAGGAGGTCTATCACCTCCACATGCACCTGCTGGGTGGGCGGCGCATGGGGCGCATGGTGGCCAAGCCTAAGGAGTGA
- a CDS encoding PEP/pyruvate-binding domain-containing protein, which produces MTTGSPPHNITPAISIYIRLAQYPVLADKIHARMRQELFQRGVIDETTFEAQVREEAIESQHRERLSDPYGQEEAHLWQKRLARVRDFHTDAIFADNLGIVLFDKIIQDVLRSQPSSSPSFGLNFNPELAPWEVLFRQGEIYERLPEAEFERWQHHLEEIKVVLIKRMISDQLPYIGVAKRVFTIADLRYIYNRRIGSGKIGGKAAGLMLAWRILQLEMGDGRDIHPSIGIPESYFLATEVIYEFRLRNKLDHFMNQKYRSLAEIREDYPRIVEAHLAGTFPPAIVEQIRDVLTDMGNSPLIVRSSSLLEDNFGFAFAGKYSSFFCPNQGTPEQNLNDLLNAVRRVYASTLNPDAILYRQKHGLIDYDERMAILIQKAVGQPYGQYYFPILAGVAFSQNPFRWNSKIRREDGFLRLVWGFGTRAVDRVSNDYPRLIALSHPQLRPETTAKAIRQYAQWYIDVIDLQDNSFKTLHILDLLDRKYPYLRYIASVKRDDYLQEIVSAGSIRPGDEFVLTFNGLTKDRAFVHMMRSALQRLEATYERPVDVEFIVDILPNYPQTEYQLRVLQCRPLSQRAEAAAVTIPRNIPPEAILFTSNSLVPDGRAEDIRYVVYVDPQAYFMLRDTTIKHELARAIGRLNKRLEDEQFILMGPGRWGSVNIDLGVHVTYADIFNTKVLVEMAVARDGHIPELSYGTHFFQDLVEAGIHSLALHLGAGTADETFNWQFFAGAPNRLADLLPEDASLSPYMKVIDLAELPGGRRLHVLMNGAREEAVGYLA; this is translated from the coding sequence ATGACCACAGGTTCCCCGCCGCACAATATCACCCCCGCGATCAGCATCTACATCCGGCTGGCCCAATATCCCGTGCTGGCCGACAAAATTCATGCGCGCATGCGCCAGGAACTATTCCAGCGCGGCGTCATCGACGAGACGACCTTCGAGGCGCAGGTGCGCGAAGAGGCCATTGAATCGCAACACCGCGAACGGCTGAGCGACCCCTACGGCCAGGAAGAGGCCCACCTGTGGCAGAAGCGGCTGGCGCGGGTGCGCGACTTCCACACCGACGCCATCTTCGCCGACAATCTGGGCATTGTCCTGTTCGACAAAATCATCCAGGACGTGTTGCGCAGCCAGCCCTCCTCGTCGCCTTCTTTCGGGCTGAACTTCAACCCCGAGCTGGCGCCGTGGGAAGTGTTGTTTCGCCAGGGCGAGATCTACGAGCGCCTGCCGGAAGCCGAATTCGAGCGCTGGCAGCATCATCTGGAAGAGATCAAAGTAGTGCTGATCAAGCGCATGATCAGCGACCAGTTGCCCTATATCGGCGTCGCCAAGCGCGTCTTCACCATCGCCGATCTGCGCTACATCTACAACCGGCGCATCGGCAGCGGCAAGATCGGCGGCAAGGCGGCCGGGCTGATGCTGGCCTGGCGTATCTTGCAGTTGGAGATGGGCGACGGCCGCGACATTCATCCGTCCATCGGCATCCCCGAATCCTACTTTCTGGCGACGGAAGTGATTTACGAGTTTCGGCTGCGCAACAAGCTCGATCACTTTATGAACCAGAAATACCGTTCGCTGGCCGAGATACGGGAGGACTACCCGCGCATCGTGGAGGCCCATCTGGCGGGAACCTTCCCCCCGGCCATCGTCGAGCAGATTCGCGACGTGCTGACCGACATGGGCAACAGCCCGCTCATCGTGCGTTCGTCGAGCTTGCTGGAGGACAACTTCGGCTTTGCCTTCGCCGGCAAATACAGCAGCTTTTTCTGCCCCAACCAGGGCACGCCGGAGCAAAATCTGAATGACCTGCTCAATGCCGTGCGCCGCGTCTATGCCAGCACGCTCAATCCCGATGCCATCCTCTACCGCCAGAAGCATGGCCTGATCGACTATGACGAACGCATGGCGATCCTGATTCAGAAAGCGGTCGGCCAGCCCTACGGTCAATATTACTTTCCCATTTTGGCCGGTGTGGCCTTCAGCCAGAATCCCTTTCGCTGGAACAGCAAAATTCGGCGCGAGGACGGCTTCCTGCGCCTGGTGTGGGGCTTCGGCACGCGGGCCGTCGACCGCGTCAGCAACGACTACCCGCGCCTCATCGCCCTCAGCCATCCCCAACTGCGCCCGGAGACGACGGCCAAGGCCATTCGCCAATACGCCCAATGGTACATCGACGTCATCGACTTGCAGGACAACAGCTTCAAAACGCTCCACATCCTCGACCTGTTGGATAGGAAATACCCCTATCTGCGCTATATCGCGTCGGTGAAGCGCGACGACTACTTGCAGGAGATCGTATCGGCCGGCAGTATCCGGCCGGGCGACGAATTCGTCCTGACGTTCAACGGCCTGACGAAAGATCGCGCGTTCGTCCACATGATGCGCTCGGCGTTGCAACGGCTGGAGGCCACCTACGAGCGGCCGGTCGACGTGGAGTTCATCGTCGATATCCTGCCCAACTACCCGCAAACGGAGTACCAACTGCGCGTGCTGCAATGCCGCCCGCTGAGCCAGCGCGCCGAAGCGGCCGCGGTGACCATCCCCCGCAATATCCCGCCCGAAGCCATCCTCTTCACATCGAACAGTCTGGTACCCGATGGTCGGGCCGAGGACATTCGCTACGTCGTCTACGTCGATCCGCAAGCCTACTTCATGCTGCGCGACACGACCATCAAGCACGAATTGGCGCGGGCCATCGGCCGCCTCAACAAGCGGCTGGAGGACGAGCAGTTTATCCTGATGGGGCCGGGCCGCTGGGGCAGCGTCAACATCGACCTGGGCGTCCACGTCACCTATGCCGACATCTTCAACACCAAGGTCCTCGTCGAGATGGCCGTGGCCCGCGACGGCCACATCCCCGAATTGTCCTATGGAACCCACTTCTTCCAGGATTTGGTGGAGGCCGGTATCCACTCGCTGGCGCTCCATCTGGGGGCCGGCACGGCCGACGAGACATTCAACTGGCAATTCTTCGCCGGCGCGCCCAACCGGCTGGCCGATCTGCTGCCCGAAGACGCGAGCCTGTCACCCTATATGAAGGTCATCGATCTGGCCGAGCTGCCGGGCGGCCGCCGCCTCCACGTCCTGATGAACGGCGCGCGCGAGGAAGCCGTGGGCTATTTGGCCTGA
- a CDS encoding PEP/pyruvate-binding domain-containing protein yields the protein MMNEQPLRTLTPTIDIYIKLAQYPIMADRVRDRMRQELFQRGIIDPDTFEHEVREMSEASQLREGLGDPYYEEDSHTWQIRIERIRDHRTDVYFANNLGSARLDTLIEEVLNSRSSAPDMAPISFNPEIAPWEMLFRQGEVYERMAADELERHRHHLEEIKVVLIKRLMSDQLPFIGVAKRVLTISDLRNIHHSLIGTGKIGGKAAGMYLAWRILQPVDDQFNQGIINIPDSYFIGTDVIYEFFLMNQLEHHMNQKYRPVQEIRAQYPRIVQDFRRSALPDYVVAQVREVLGTMGDSPLIVRSSSLLEDNFGFSFAGKYDSYFCPNQGTAEENLEAVLDAIRRVYASSVNPNALLYRKKNNLIDYDERMAILLQRVTGHWCGRYYFPDVAGVGFSENPFCWTPEIRRGEGFLRIVTGLGTRAVDRVAQDYPRLIPISHPHLRPEMDVEGQRNYSQRFMAVIDRDSNSVVTVPVREALPRCGPLLSLVASIDRGGSLAAILPGATIHPDDHIVLTFDGLTHDETFIAIMRQALQELEDAYNGPVDLEFAIQVDFADNSPAEEGAPAGPPQHSYRLHVLECRPLNERLPAGDDTDRVDYDANRRLFAMPTLLPSGTVEAIDYLVFVDPEVYYHIEREEDRLHIAQTITALNDLLPAGRFGLIGPGRWGSLNSRLSVPISYSDICNARLLVEISPPYTPAPELAYGTDFFQDVLEAGIFVLGIQPTPEGGMMDWKLLRESANHLANYVPEAADWADCVRVIDLQAAAGSPLKIIIDDETNEAIACFDVPE from the coding sequence ATGATGAACGAGCAACCCCTGCGAACCCTCACCCCCACCATCGATATCTATATCAAGCTGGCCCAATACCCGATCATGGCCGACCGCGTGCGCGATCGGATGCGCCAGGAGCTATTCCAGCGCGGCATCATCGACCCGGACACGTTTGAGCACGAGGTGCGTGAGATGAGCGAGGCCTCGCAACTGCGCGAAGGTCTGGGCGACCCCTATTATGAGGAGGACTCCCACACCTGGCAGATTCGGATCGAGCGCATCCGCGACCACCGCACCGACGTCTACTTCGCCAACAATCTGGGCAGCGCCCGGCTGGACACGCTCATCGAGGAGGTGCTCAATAGCCGCTCGTCCGCGCCCGACATGGCCCCCATCTCCTTCAATCCCGAGATCGCCCCCTGGGAGATGCTGTTCCGGCAGGGTGAAGTGTATGAGCGCATGGCTGCCGACGAATTGGAGCGCCACCGCCACCATCTGGAGGAGATCAAAGTCGTCCTGATCAAACGCCTGATGAGCGATCAACTGCCGTTCATCGGCGTCGCCAAGCGCGTCCTGACCATCAGCGACCTGCGCAACATCCACCACAGCCTGATCGGCACGGGCAAGATCGGCGGCAAGGCGGCCGGCATGTACCTGGCCTGGCGCATCCTGCAACCGGTCGATGACCAGTTTAACCAGGGCATCATCAATATCCCCGATTCCTATTTCATCGGCACCGACGTCATCTATGAGTTCTTTCTGATGAACCAGTTGGAACACCACATGAACCAGAAATACCGGCCGGTTCAGGAGATTCGCGCCCAGTACCCGCGCATCGTCCAGGATTTTCGCCGGTCGGCGCTGCCCGATTATGTGGTGGCGCAGGTGCGCGAAGTGCTCGGTACGATGGGCGATAGCCCGCTGATCGTGCGCTCATCCAGTTTGCTGGAGGATAATTTCGGCTTCTCCTTTGCCGGTAAATATGACAGCTACTTCTGCCCCAATCAGGGCACGGCCGAGGAAAACCTGGAGGCCGTGCTCGATGCCATTCGCCGCGTCTATGCCAGTTCGGTCAACCCCAACGCGCTGCTCTACCGCAAGAAAAACAACCTCATCGACTACGACGAGCGGATGGCGATCCTGTTGCAGCGCGTGACGGGCCACTGGTGCGGCCGTTACTACTTCCCCGACGTGGCCGGCGTCGGCTTCAGCGAAAACCCGTTCTGCTGGACGCCCGAGATCCGCCGCGGCGAGGGCTTTCTGCGCATCGTCACCGGGCTGGGCACGCGCGCCGTTGACCGCGTGGCCCAGGATTACCCGCGCCTGATCCCGATCAGCCACCCCCACCTGCGGCCCGAAATGGACGTTGAGGGACAGCGCAACTACTCCCAGCGCTTCATGGCGGTCATCGACCGGGACAGCAATAGCGTGGTCACCGTTCCCGTGCGCGAGGCGTTGCCGCGCTGCGGCCCGCTGCTGTCGTTGGTGGCTTCGATTGACCGCGGCGGGTCGCTGGCCGCCATTCTGCCCGGGGCGACCATCCACCCCGATGACCACATCGTCCTGACCTTCGATGGTCTGACCCACGATGAAACCTTTATCGCCATCATGCGCCAGGCGCTCCAGGAGTTGGAAGACGCCTACAACGGCCCGGTCGATCTGGAATTCGCCATCCAGGTGGATTTCGCCGACAACAGCCCGGCCGAAGAGGGCGCGCCAGCCGGCCCACCACAGCACAGCTATCGGCTCCACGTCCTGGAGTGTCGCCCGCTCAATGAGCGGCTGCCCGCCGGTGATGACACCGACCGTGTGGATTACGACGCCAACCGCCGTCTCTTTGCCATGCCGACACTGTTGCCGTCGGGCACGGTGGAGGCCATCGACTATCTCGTCTTCGTCGATCCCGAGGTTTATTACCACATCGAGCGCGAGGAAGACCGGCTCCATATCGCCCAGACCATCACCGCCCTCAACGATCTGTTGCCGGCCGGCCGCTTTGGGCTGATTGGGCCGGGGCGTTGGGGCAGTCTCAATAGCCGCCTCAGCGTGCCCATCAGCTATAGCGACATCTGCAACGCTCGCCTGCTGGTGGAGATCAGCCCGCCCTATACCCCCGCGCCCGAACTGGCCTACGGCACGGACTTCTTCCAGGACGTGCTGGAGGCGGGCATCTTCGTCCTGGGCATTCAGCCGACGCCCGAGGGTGGGATGATGGATTGGAAGCTGCTGCGCGAGTCGGCCAACCACCTGGCGAATTACGTGCCCGAAGCGGCCGATTGGGCCGATTGCGTGCGCGTCATCGACCTGCAAGCCGCGGCCGGCAGTCCACTGAAGATCATCATCGACGACGAGACCAACGAGGCCATCGCCTGTTTCGACGTACCTGAATGA